A stretch of the Aegilops tauschii subsp. strangulata cultivar AL8/78 chromosome 4, Aet v6.0, whole genome shotgun sequence genome encodes the following:
- the LOC109756781 gene encoding uncharacterized protein → MLARPHSARSLSFPSPSSPHSSSPSPTGTPNQPPHRCRCRARHATPPMDYERIHDPPHRQSGGFSPAKLRAMLLGLEKHQHSGEDTSPEANDSGELDDRRSLECSTSTEMSSNSGHRSRNRAPEDDSFDSESSSSGPTTVKRAAAVSALLPPFSRPTPSKWDDAEKWISSPTANRTGRVMTAAGFAPKKTAFALPEHGACPPAAAKVVAEVPRNTGTLTDNSVGSTQPDSIKPAETAPIVDEPEHVIRSVSMRDMGTEMTPIASQEPSRTGTPIIASSPTSTRTPTPNRSVEFGVGTIDSSKMGMSEEELQLNTRKEIMDLGERLGKTTIAAWASKEERATANFANVPADKAVEIDRETRAADWHEAEKAKYLARFQREEVKIQAWENHQRAKIEAEMKSIEAKMERKRAREHDRLARKLASARSRAEAKREAAEARRSQEAERTDEQAAQIRKTGHIPSSISCWCWCL, encoded by the exons ATGCTCGCACGTCCCCACTCCGCCCGCTCGCTAAGCTTCCCCTCCCCTTCTTCTCCCCACTCCTCCTCGCCCAGCCCAACCGGGACCCCCAACCAACCCCCCCACCGTTGCCGTTGCAGAGCCCGCCACGCCACGCCGCCCATGGACTACGAGCGCATCCACGACCCGCCCCACCGCCAG TCGGGCGGATTCTCGCCGGCCAAGCTGCGAGCGATGCTTCTCGGGCTCGAGAAGCACCAGCACTCCGGCGAGGACACCTCGCCCGAGGCCAACGACTCCGGCGAGCTCGACGACCGGA GGAGCTTGGAATGCTCCACCTCCACCGAGATGTCCAGCAACAGCGGCCACAGATCAAGGAACCGGGCTCCGGAGGACGACAGCTTCGACTCCGAGAGCAGCTCTTCGGGGCCGACAACGGTTAAGAGGGCCGCGGCGGTGTCTGCTCTGCTGCCGCCGTTCTCTAGACCGACGCCGTCGAAATGGGACGACGCCGAGAAGTGGATTTCGAGCCCGACGGCGAACCGTACTGGCCGTGTGATGACCGCCGCAGGGTTTGCGCCGAAGAAGACGGCATTTGCTTTACCTGAGCACGGTGCCTGCCCGCCAGCCGCTGCTAAGGTGGTCGCCGAGGTGCCGAGAAACACCGGAACATTGACTGATAATTCAGTTG GTTCCACGCAGCCCGATTCAATCAAACCTGCAGAAACTGCCCCAATAGTCGACGAACCAGAACACGTAATTCGGTCTGTCTCGATGAGAGATATGGGAACAGAAATGACTCCGATTGCCAGCCAGGAGCCCTCTCGGACTGGGACTCCGATAATAGCATCCAGCCCTACCTCCACTAGGACGCCAACTCCTAACCGGAGCGTAGAATTTGGTGTTGGTACAATTGATTCCAGCAAGATGGGCATGTCTGAGGAGGAGCTACAGTTGAATACCAGGAAGGAAATCATGGATCTCGGCGAACGGCTAGGCAAGACGACCATAGCTGCATGGGCAAGCAAGGAAGAGAGAGCTACCGCAAATTTCGCAAATGTTCCAGCTGATAAGGCTGTAGAAATCGACAGAGAGACCCGTGCTGCAGATTGGCACGAGGCAGAGAAAGCAAAGTATCTTGCAAG GTTTCAGAGGGAAGAGGTAAAGATCCAAGCTTGGGAAAATCACCAGAGAGCAAAAATTGAAGCTGAAATGAAGAGCATAGAG GCGAAGATGGAAAGAAAGCGAGCTCGCGAGCACGACAGGCTTGCGAGGAAGCTGGCATCAGCGAGGAGCAGAGCAGAGGCGAAGAGGGAGGCCGCGGAGGCGAGGAGGAGCCAAGAAGCGGAGCGAACGGATGAGCAGGCGGCGCAGATCCGTAAGACCGGGCACATACCTTCCTCAATCTCCTGCTGGTGCTGGTGCCTATGA
- the LOC120963149 gene encoding uncharacterized protein, protein MMEAPSLEHRVPAEERHRIERVARFVARDRDGDLAEALLLRLLRITRNGRRWGFLANDHPLHPYYLQQKVSEQCRILRPRHAADR, encoded by the coding sequence ATGATGGAGGCGCCGTCGCTGGAGCACCGGGTGCCGGCGGAGGAGCGGCACCGGATCGAGCGGGTGGCGCGGTTCGTGGCGCGGGACCGGGACGGGGACCTGGCGGAGGCGCTGCTGCTGCGGCTGCTGCGGATCACGCGCAACGGCCGGCGATGGGGGTTCCTGGCCAACGACCACCCGCTCCACCCCTACTACCTCCAGCAGAAGGTCTCCGAGCAGTGCCGCATCCTCCGCCCCCGCCACGCCGCCGACCGCTGA
- the LOC109735569 gene encoding uncharacterized protein isoform X2 → MDSIKIKLAVDRSCNRVLFADAGSDFVDVLLSFLTLPLSAIQFCAATSPGCLFNLCDSVNRLTGGRLLKVEACHDMLLTPSTAHEFGGFWNSHDAFVKNQPNLQVDGDYCRCWQVMARLVHVYNKVSSGSVMFVRCKEQFMISDDLTIMPASTRTMQLLARNFGPGAILHDFEELEVCVGWTEVVAMLKASLSSDTIFTDIFLPMGSGDQDALAPVKPSINKKVVVAPNEDSGPHAPLECKIKLFYDGQEKKVMYAECKHEFVDLLLGFLAYPLGCVIKNMRDNGVTSPLGNGGGFDNLYNSVVGLDAAGFITGGKSTETLLNPPLSPFSVRPKCATPKEHQEEPENYNGLVSYSWCAGCCLDLVEDRNYVVSDDLLMHQASGMSVTKHWCRRDKANVVEMEITIGKPEAVELLQAMLTSRTPLTDVFNNRLEEHSSLQKMQISVEFPAGKIITVEVSRFDTIATVKRRINDQVPIPAGLRHELFYGIKILEDSCTAAEYNLVSKCSITLEFRQLSTGLW, encoded by the exons ATGGACTCCATCAAGATCAAGCTCGCCGTGGACAGGTCGTGCAACCGCGTGCTGTTCGCTGACGCCGGCTCCGACTTCGTCGACGTCCTCCTCTCCTTCCTCACGCTCCCGCTCTCCGCAATCCAGTTCTGTGCGGCGACATCACCGGGATGCCTCTTCAACCTCTGCGACAGCGTCAACCGCCTCACGGGAGGTAGGCTGCTTAAGGTTGAGGCCTGCCATGACATGCTTCTCACGCCTTCGACCGCCCATGAGTTTGGAGG TTTCTGGAATTCTCATGATGCGTTTGTCAAGAACCAGCCGAACCTACAGGTAGATGGCGATTACTGCAGGTGTTGGCAAGTCATGGCTAGACTTGTGCATGTCTACAACAAAGTGAGCTCTGGGTCTGTGATGTTCGTGAGGTGTAAAGAACAGTTTATGATCAGCGATGACTTGACAATCATGCCAGCATCCACCAGGACCATGCAGTTGCTGGCTCGCAACTTCGGCCCTGGTGCGATCCTCCATGACTTTGAGGAGCTGGAGGTGTGCGTCGGCTGGACGGAG GTTGTAGCCATGCTGAAGGCTTCTCTGTCGTCGGATACGATATTCACCGATATTTTTCTGCCCATGGGATCTGGTGATCAGGATGCTCTTGCCCCTGTGAAACCGAGCATCAACAAGAAAGTCGTAGTAGCTCCCAATGAAGATTCGGGACCTCATGCTCCACTAGAGTGCAAGATCAAGCTTTTCTATGACGGGCAGGAGAAAAAGGTGATGTATGCTGAATGCAAGCATGAGTTTGTTGATCTGCTCCTCGGTTTCTTGGCTTACCCACTGGGCTGTGTGATCAAGAACATGCGTGATAATGGCGTCACCTCTCCTCTGGGCAATGGTGGTGGCTTCGACAATCTGTACAACAGCGTCGTCGGACTCGACGCAGCAGGCTTCATAACAGGTGGCAAGTCCACTGAGACGCTGCTGAATCCACCCCTTAGCCCATTCAGCGTTCGCCCTAAGTGCGCCACTCCCAAAGAACACCAAGAGGAACCGGAAAACTACAACGGTCTGGTATCATATAGCTGGTGTGCTGGCTGCTGTCTTGACCTGGTCGAAGACCGAAACTATGTGGTGAGCGATGATCTACTGATGCACCAGGCCTCCGGGATGTCCGTGACGAAGCACTGGTGCAGGAGAGACAAGGCTAACGTTGtcgagatggagatcaccatcgGGAAACCAGAG GCTGTTGAGCTGCTGcaagccatgcttacctcgaggACACCGCTGACCGACGTGTTCAATAACAGGCTGGAGGAACACTCCTCCCTGCAAAAAATGCAGATCTCTGTGGAGTTCCCTGCAGGTAAGATCATAACCGTGGAGGTTTCGAGATTCGACACCATTGCCACCGTCAAGCGCAGGATCAACGATCAGGTGCCCATTCCAGCAGGTCTTCGTCATGAATTGTTCTACGGTATCAAAATTTTGGAAGATTCGTGCACCGCTGCTGAATACAATCTTGTCAGCAAATGTAGCATCACCCTCGAATTTCGTCAATTATCTACGGGCCTTTGGTAG
- the LOC109735569 gene encoding uncharacterized protein isoform X1 — MDSIKIKLAVDRSCNRVLFADAGSDFVDVLLSFLTLPLSAIQFCAATSPGCLFNLCDSVNRLTGGRLLKVEACHDMLLTPSTAHEFGGSSFWNSHDAFVKNQPNLQVDGDYCRCWQVMARLVHVYNKVSSGSVMFVRCKEQFMISDDLTIMPASTRTMQLLARNFGPGAILHDFEELEVCVGWTEVVAMLKASLSSDTIFTDIFLPMGSGDQDALAPVKPSINKKVVVAPNEDSGPHAPLECKIKLFYDGQEKKVMYAECKHEFVDLLLGFLAYPLGCVIKNMRDNGVTSPLGNGGGFDNLYNSVVGLDAAGFITGGKSTETLLNPPLSPFSVRPKCATPKEHQEEPENYNGLVSYSWCAGCCLDLVEDRNYVVSDDLLMHQASGMSVTKHWCRRDKANVVEMEITIGKPEAVELLQAMLTSRTPLTDVFNNRLEEHSSLQKMQISVEFPAGKIITVEVSRFDTIATVKRRINDQVPIPAGLRHELFYGIKILEDSCTAAEYNLVSKCSITLEFRQLSTGLW; from the exons ATGGACTCCATCAAGATCAAGCTCGCCGTGGACAGGTCGTGCAACCGCGTGCTGTTCGCTGACGCCGGCTCCGACTTCGTCGACGTCCTCCTCTCCTTCCTCACGCTCCCGCTCTCCGCAATCCAGTTCTGTGCGGCGACATCACCGGGATGCCTCTTCAACCTCTGCGACAGCGTCAACCGCCTCACGGGAGGTAGGCTGCTTAAGGTTGAGGCCTGCCATGACATGCTTCTCACGCCTTCGACCGCCCATGAGTTTGGAGG GAGCAGTTTCTGGAATTCTCATGATGCGTTTGTCAAGAACCAGCCGAACCTACAGGTAGATGGCGATTACTGCAGGTGTTGGCAAGTCATGGCTAGACTTGTGCATGTCTACAACAAAGTGAGCTCTGGGTCTGTGATGTTCGTGAGGTGTAAAGAACAGTTTATGATCAGCGATGACTTGACAATCATGCCAGCATCCACCAGGACCATGCAGTTGCTGGCTCGCAACTTCGGCCCTGGTGCGATCCTCCATGACTTTGAGGAGCTGGAGGTGTGCGTCGGCTGGACGGAG GTTGTAGCCATGCTGAAGGCTTCTCTGTCGTCGGATACGATATTCACCGATATTTTTCTGCCCATGGGATCTGGTGATCAGGATGCTCTTGCCCCTGTGAAACCGAGCATCAACAAGAAAGTCGTAGTAGCTCCCAATGAAGATTCGGGACCTCATGCTCCACTAGAGTGCAAGATCAAGCTTTTCTATGACGGGCAGGAGAAAAAGGTGATGTATGCTGAATGCAAGCATGAGTTTGTTGATCTGCTCCTCGGTTTCTTGGCTTACCCACTGGGCTGTGTGATCAAGAACATGCGTGATAATGGCGTCACCTCTCCTCTGGGCAATGGTGGTGGCTTCGACAATCTGTACAACAGCGTCGTCGGACTCGACGCAGCAGGCTTCATAACAGGTGGCAAGTCCACTGAGACGCTGCTGAATCCACCCCTTAGCCCATTCAGCGTTCGCCCTAAGTGCGCCACTCCCAAAGAACACCAAGAGGAACCGGAAAACTACAACGGTCTGGTATCATATAGCTGGTGTGCTGGCTGCTGTCTTGACCTGGTCGAAGACCGAAACTATGTGGTGAGCGATGATCTACTGATGCACCAGGCCTCCGGGATGTCCGTGACGAAGCACTGGTGCAGGAGAGACAAGGCTAACGTTGtcgagatggagatcaccatcgGGAAACCAGAG GCTGTTGAGCTGCTGcaagccatgcttacctcgaggACACCGCTGACCGACGTGTTCAATAACAGGCTGGAGGAACACTCCTCCCTGCAAAAAATGCAGATCTCTGTGGAGTTCCCTGCAGGTAAGATCATAACCGTGGAGGTTTCGAGATTCGACACCATTGCCACCGTCAAGCGCAGGATCAACGATCAGGTGCCCATTCCAGCAGGTCTTCGTCATGAATTGTTCTACGGTATCAAAATTTTGGAAGATTCGTGCACCGCTGCTGAATACAATCTTGTCAGCAAATGTAGCATCACCCTCGAATTTCGTCAATTATCTACGGGCCTTTGGTAG